A genomic segment from Peribacillus sp. ACCC06369 encodes:
- the larB gene encoding nickel pincer cofactor biosynthesis protein LarB, with the protein MIDDILEQVQNGTLTAAEAKGKLASYENLGFVKIDHHRKKRQGFPEIVFGEGKTAEQILMIVQSLRIRNNSVLVTRISREKAVFVQKECSDFEYNEIARTLAWVKEKPKSDGTYIAIICAGTSDLPVAEEAAVTAETLGIPVRRIYDVGVAGLHRLLDHIDEIRSATVSVCVAGMEGALPSVLGGLVMNPIIAVPTSVGYGANFNGLSALLSMLNSCASGVSVVNIDNGFGAAYNAALIYKLVHKKEINDDEDIIF; encoded by the coding sequence ATGATTGACGACATTTTAGAGCAGGTTCAAAATGGTACATTGACTGCAGCGGAAGCAAAGGGAAAACTTGCATCCTATGAAAATTTAGGATTTGTAAAAATCGATCACCATCGTAAAAAGAGACAAGGATTTCCCGAAATTGTATTTGGAGAAGGGAAAACAGCTGAACAAATTTTAATGATCGTCCAATCGCTGCGGATAAGGAATAATTCCGTGCTTGTGACGCGTATTTCTCGGGAAAAAGCGGTATTTGTACAAAAAGAATGTAGTGATTTTGAGTATAACGAGATTGCACGGACACTTGCATGGGTTAAAGAAAAGCCGAAATCCGACGGTACATATATCGCAATAATATGCGCCGGGACTTCAGATTTGCCGGTTGCTGAAGAAGCAGCCGTGACGGCCGAAACTCTAGGTATTCCAGTCAGGCGTATTTACGATGTTGGTGTTGCTGGGCTGCACCGCCTCCTTGATCATATTGACGAGATACGAAGTGCTACCGTTTCAGTTTGTGTCGCGGGTATGGAAGGGGCACTACCAAGTGTGTTAGGAGGCCTTGTCATGAATCCAATTATTGCTGTGCCGACAAGTGTCGGGTACGGTGCGAATTTTAACGGTTTATCGGCCCTTTTATCGATGCTCAATTCATGCGCATCAGGTGTAAGTGTGGTAAACATCGATAATGGATTTGGTGCGGCCTACAATGCAGCGCTTATTTACAAACTTGTACATAAAAAGGAGATCAATGATGATGAGGACATTATATTTTGA
- a CDS encoding C-terminal binding protein — translation MAFKILLTDYEFEHLKYEEDVFRESGLDFDFIKAQCKTEEEVIELAKDADAILNQYAPVSRRVIASLENAKIISRYGVGVNTIDLDAAKEKGITVANVPDYGMEEVSNHALALLLSWSRKVTLLNNEVKRGNWDFKVAVPIHRFNEQTVGVLGFGRIPRRFIEKVKPLGFKTAAYDPFVSSAEMAAVGVQKMDLDEIIREADYLSVHVPLIDDTFHLINEERLKQMKRNAVIINTARGPIIDETALSDALERGVIAGAALDVTENEPVRIDSPLLTMDNVIITPHSAWYSEEAMVELRQKAARNIVQVLKGEKTPYALT, via the coding sequence ATGGCCTTTAAAATATTATTAACTGATTATGAATTTGAACATTTGAAATATGAAGAAGACGTGTTTCGAGAAAGCGGATTGGACTTTGATTTTATTAAAGCACAATGCAAAACAGAAGAAGAAGTTATTGAGCTGGCAAAGGATGCGGACGCAATACTAAATCAATATGCCCCTGTTTCTCGTCGCGTAATTGCATCACTCGAAAACGCGAAAATCATATCCCGCTACGGTGTCGGGGTCAATACAATTGATCTCGATGCGGCAAAAGAAAAGGGGATTACGGTTGCCAATGTTCCGGATTATGGCATGGAAGAAGTTTCGAATCATGCATTGGCACTATTGCTTTCATGGTCACGTAAAGTGACGCTGTTAAACAATGAGGTGAAAAGAGGTAACTGGGACTTTAAAGTGGCTGTACCGATTCATCGTTTTAACGAACAAACGGTTGGAGTTCTCGGTTTTGGCCGCATTCCGCGCCGTTTCATTGAAAAGGTGAAACCGCTGGGCTTTAAAACTGCTGCTTATGATCCATTTGTATCGTCGGCAGAGATGGCTGCTGTCGGCGTTCAAAAAATGGATCTCGATGAAATTATTCGTGAAGCCGATTATTTGTCGGTCCATGTACCCTTAATCGATGATACGTTCCATCTGATTAACGAGGAGCGCCTTAAACAAATGAAGAGAAATGCGGTCATCATTAACACCGCACGTGGACCGATAATCGATGAAACAGCACTTTCTGATGCACTTGAAAGAGGGGTAATTGCAGGTGCAGCACTTGATGTGACAGAAAATGAGCCAGTCCGCATCGATAGCCCACTACTCACTATGGACAATGTCATTATTACACCGCACAGCGCCTGGTATTCTGAGGAAGCGATGGTTGAACTTCGTCAAAAAGCAGCAAGAAATATCGTTCAGGTCTTAAAAGGGGAAAAAACACCATACGCTTTGACGTAA
- a CDS encoding fumarylacetoacetate hydrolase family protein, whose translation MKIVTFSVQDEQHIGLVQDDRIISLTALGSDEFPACMKKFIERGSELRTRAEQLIEQRVNDDAIFRLSEVNVLPPIAQPEKIICVGLNYIDHCKETGMERPASPVIFSKYANAIAGHNDAIEIPINSTEVDFEAELAVVIGREAKHVSEEEANDYVFGYTIMNDISARDLQFQDGQWSRGKTADTFAPFGPVVVTHDEVGDPHNLAISLELNGEIMQDSNTSNLIFTVPKIISFLSQSMTLKPGDLIATGTPPGVGMGRNPKIWLKNGDRLNVSIEKIGTLSNHVIA comes from the coding sequence ATGAAAATAGTCACTTTTTCCGTACAAGACGAACAGCACATTGGCCTAGTTCAAGATGATCGAATTATTAGTTTAACGGCTCTAGGTTCAGATGAATTTCCTGCTTGTATGAAAAAATTCATAGAACGAGGCAGCGAGTTGCGTACACGTGCTGAACAGTTAATCGAGCAACGGGTAAATGACGATGCGATATTCAGACTGTCAGAAGTAAATGTCCTGCCGCCAATTGCACAGCCGGAAAAAATCATTTGCGTCGGGCTTAACTATATTGATCATTGCAAGGAAACCGGGATGGAGCGACCTGCTTCGCCGGTCATTTTTTCAAAATATGCGAATGCGATTGCCGGCCATAACGATGCGATTGAAATCCCAATTAATTCAACCGAGGTCGACTTTGAAGCAGAGCTTGCGGTTGTCATTGGAAGAGAAGCGAAACATGTGTCAGAAGAAGAGGCGAATGACTATGTTTTTGGCTATACAATTATGAATGATATTAGCGCCCGAGATTTGCAATTTCAGGACGGCCAGTGGTCAAGAGGCAAAACGGCGGACACATTTGCTCCATTTGGGCCTGTTGTCGTTACACATGATGAAGTGGGCGATCCCCATAATCTAGCGATTTCGCTTGAATTAAACGGTGAAATTATGCAGGATTCAAATACCAGCAACCTAATTTTTACGGTTCCGAAAATCATATCATTTTTATCACAATCCATGACACTTAAACCAGGTGATTTGATTGCAACTGGTACACCACCTGGCGTTGGAATGGGACGCAATCCGAAAATCTGGTTAAAAAACGGTGATCGGTTGAACGTCAGTATTGAAAAGATCGGCACGCTTTCCAATCACGTAATAGCCTGA
- a CDS encoding dihydrodipicolinate synthase family protein: MNFHGIIPPVVTLFDETGNLDIPLNRSYIDLLISKNIDGILLMGSSGEFSSLTTEERKLYVREMINHINGRVPVMVGVGHTSLKEVLELTSYAEEHGANGVLVVNPYYWKLSDEQLYRHFSSVANHTNLQVFIYNIPLLTGQNLSIELIKKLAEDHSNITGIKETVSDFGHLRQVLEEVKNVRSDFRVFSAFDEHLLPAQMIGAAGSINGSAVFMPEISVDLYESYQKGDLAEAQKYHQVISKLMDVYNYGPTFFTAMKEAVHQRWFDVPAGHRSPCDVYPADLSDKVAALLKILDMKEGVQ; encoded by the coding sequence ATGAACTTTCATGGCATCATTCCACCGGTAGTCACCCTATTTGATGAAACGGGGAACTTAGATATACCACTGAACAGAAGTTATATCGACTTATTAATTTCAAAGAATATTGACGGTATTTTGTTGATGGGAAGTTCAGGTGAGTTCTCATCACTTACAACGGAAGAAAGAAAATTATACGTACGTGAAATGATAAATCACATTAACGGACGGGTGCCTGTGATGGTTGGCGTCGGACATACCTCATTAAAAGAGGTACTTGAATTAACTTCTTATGCTGAAGAACATGGAGCGAACGGCGTTCTCGTAGTCAACCCATATTACTGGAAGCTATCTGACGAGCAACTATACCGACATTTTTCCAGTGTCGCGAATCATACGAATCTGCAAGTTTTCATTTATAACATTCCGCTCTTAACAGGACAAAATTTATCAATCGAATTGATTAAAAAATTAGCCGAAGATCATTCAAACATTACTGGGATTAAAGAGACGGTCAGTGATTTCGGCCACCTTCGTCAAGTGCTGGAGGAAGTGAAGAATGTTCGCAGTGATTTCCGCGTCTTCTCTGCGTTTGACGAGCATTTGCTTCCGGCTCAAATGATTGGTGCAGCGGGGAGCATCAATGGAAGCGCTGTTTTTATGCCGGAAATATCCGTTGATTTATATGAATCGTATCAAAAAGGTGATCTTGCTGAAGCACAGAAATATCATCAAGTGATTTCAAAACTGATGGATGTGTACAATTACGGTCCAACATTTTTTACAGCCATGAAAGAAGCCGTTCATCAGCGCTGGTTTGACGTGCCGGCTGGACACCGTTCTCCATGTGATGTATACCCTGCTGATTTGAGTGATAAAGTAGCTGCTCTTTTAAAAATTTTAGACATGAAGGAAGGCGTCCAATAA
- the larC gene encoding nickel insertion protein yields the protein MNRPPDHEHLDGQMVKMEVNLDDISGEWLGHVMDLLFESGANDVYYTPIFMKKNRPGVLLQLLCSQQMISKMKKILFAETTTLGIRYYPLTVHRLERSFFNVHTQWGKVTIKRGVHEGLPMQQAPEYEDCRKIAMQNKIPLKRVYEEVWKCLGEVVEK from the coding sequence ATGAACCGCCCACCTGATCATGAGCATCTTGATGGACAAATGGTAAAAATGGAAGTTAACCTGGATGATATTTCCGGTGAATGGCTTGGACATGTAATGGATTTGCTGTTTGAATCAGGAGCAAATGATGTATATTATACGCCAATCTTCATGAAAAAAAATCGACCAGGGGTGTTATTGCAACTTCTCTGTTCACAGCAGATGATTTCGAAAATGAAGAAAATATTATTTGCTGAAACGACGACGCTTGGTATACGCTACTATCCGCTTACCGTGCACCGGCTCGAACGATCTTTTTTCAATGTGCATACACAATGGGGGAAAGTGACGATAAAGAGAGGGGTCCATGAGGGTTTGCCCATGCAGCAGGCACCCGAATATGAAGATTGCCGTAAAATTGCCATGCAAAACAAAATACCGCTTAAACGGGTGTATGAAGAAGTATGGAAGTGTCTCGGGGAGGTGGTGGAAAAATGA
- the gucD gene encoding alpha-ketoglutaric semialdehyde dehydrogenase GucD → MISTTFATKTYKNFINNEWVNASSGNTIESINPADKEPVGYVQSSTEDDLNKAVASAHKAKRDWRRLGQSARGQILFKAANILEGNLDEIAETMTREMGKTLPEAKGETARGVAILRYYAGEGMRKDGDVIPSSDKDALMFTKRTPLGVVGIITPWNFPVAIPIWKMAPALVYGNSIVWKPATEGAVTAAKVMECFTKAGFPEGVVNFITGKGSIIGQGLIDHPLLNAITFTGSESVGQSVAKSASARGIKYQLEMGGKNPVIVTKDANIDQAVEAVISGGFRSSGQKCTASSRVVVESSVYDEFKQKLVDAAAKITVGNGLQEGIWMGPCASESQFNTVTEYIEKGKQEGAKLIHGGEILTGGDYDRGFFITPAIFEEVTSDMEIAQAEIFGPVIALIKATDLVEAIDLANNTKYGLSASIFTSNISSILEFIDEIEAGLVRINAESAGVELQAPFGGMKASSTGSREQGEAAKEFYTAIKTVFIKGS, encoded by the coding sequence ATGATATCAACTACATTTGCAACGAAAACATATAAAAATTTCATTAATAATGAGTGGGTGAATGCATCTTCTGGAAATACAATCGAAAGCATTAATCCAGCGGACAAAGAACCGGTAGGCTACGTTCAAAGCTCAACGGAAGATGACTTGAACAAAGCTGTAGCTTCTGCGCATAAGGCGAAGAGGGATTGGCGGAGGCTAGGGCAGTCTGCACGTGGACAAATCCTTTTCAAAGCGGCCAATATATTGGAAGGAAATCTAGATGAAATTGCCGAAACAATGACTCGCGAAATGGGTAAAACGTTACCGGAAGCAAAAGGGGAAACGGCACGAGGTGTTGCCATCCTGCGTTACTATGCTGGGGAAGGGATGCGGAAAGACGGCGATGTTATTCCATCATCCGATAAAGATGCCCTAATGTTTACGAAACGCACCCCACTTGGTGTTGTCGGGATAATCACGCCATGGAACTTCCCGGTTGCAATTCCTATCTGGAAAATGGCTCCTGCTCTTGTATATGGCAACTCAATCGTATGGAAACCTGCTACGGAGGGAGCCGTTACAGCAGCGAAAGTGATGGAATGCTTTACAAAAGCCGGCTTCCCTGAGGGCGTTGTGAACTTCATTACCGGTAAGGGATCGATCATCGGTCAAGGACTCATCGATCATCCGCTTTTAAATGCGATTACATTTACCGGTTCTGAAAGTGTTGGGCAGAGTGTCGCAAAATCAGCTTCCGCTCGCGGGATAAAATATCAGCTTGAAATGGGTGGCAAGAATCCAGTTATCGTCACGAAAGATGCGAACATCGACCAAGCAGTCGAGGCAGTCATCAGCGGCGGATTTCGATCTTCAGGCCAAAAATGTACAGCTTCAAGTCGTGTTGTTGTTGAATCGTCCGTCTATGATGAATTTAAACAAAAACTGGTAGATGCAGCAGCGAAAATTACAGTCGGCAACGGTCTTCAAGAGGGTATTTGGATGGGCCCATGTGCAAGTGAAAGCCAGTTCAATACGGTGACAGAGTACATTGAAAAAGGCAAGCAGGAGGGCGCGAAACTCATACATGGCGGGGAGATATTAACTGGCGGAGACTACGATAGAGGCTTTTTCATAACACCAGCGATTTTTGAAGAAGTGACGTCCGATATGGAGATTGCACAAGCAGAAATTTTTGGGCCAGTTATCGCGCTTATAAAAGCAACCGATCTTGTCGAAGCCATTGACTTGGCAAATAATACGAAATACGGATTGAGTGCCTCAATCTTCACATCAAATATTAGCTCAATTCTGGAATTCATCGATGAAATTGAAGCAGGGCTTGTCCGTATCAACGCAGAAAGCGCGGGCGTAGAGTTACAAGCACCATTTGGAGGGATGAAAGCATCGAGCACGGGTTCACGAGAGCAAGGTGAAGCGGCGAAGGAATTTTATACAGCAATAAAAACTGTTTTCATTAAAGGTTCTTAA
- a CDS encoding U32 family peptidase: MKESRELLEQLGYPSTDLKELPTSTKTFPDGAQYRIELPSVEGPAALKETLKEIDRLGLTIHRISQGSGIMLQTDDEIKEMCELTAERGMELSLFVGPRGSWDVSAGPLTPGGKSQGIRHEGSDQLVYAMEDLKRGAALGLRGALVADEGLLLITKEMKKHGQLPEDFVVKVSVQMGPANPVSVKLMEDIGADTYNVPPALTLSKLAAIRQSIDIPIDLYVEVPDTFGGFLRYYEIPEIIRTLAPVYIKFGLRNHPDVYPSGKQWESTNISLAQERVRRAAIGIQMIERYYPEAKTSKLGAEGLGIAKVEKAAVK; this comes from the coding sequence ATGAAAGAATCACGCGAATTGCTCGAACAATTAGGCTACCCATCAACTGATCTTAAAGAACTTCCGACCTCAACGAAAACATTTCCAGATGGCGCTCAATACCGCATTGAACTCCCAAGTGTAGAAGGACCAGCTGCTCTAAAAGAAACACTGAAAGAAATTGACCGACTCGGATTGACCATTCACCGAATATCACAAGGAAGCGGCATCATGCTTCAAACGGATGATGAAATTAAAGAAATGTGTGAATTGACAGCAGAGCGCGGTATGGAGCTGAGTTTGTTTGTCGGCCCCAGGGGTTCATGGGATGTAAGTGCGGGACCGCTTACGCCGGGAGGAAAATCACAGGGAATCCGCCATGAAGGCTCCGACCAGCTTGTTTATGCAATGGAAGACCTGAAAAGAGGAGCGGCGCTTGGTCTTCGCGGTGCGTTAGTTGCGGATGAAGGACTTCTTCTTATAACGAAGGAGATGAAAAAACACGGACAGCTCCCGGAAGATTTTGTTGTTAAAGTATCGGTTCAAATGGGACCAGCCAATCCAGTATCCGTTAAATTAATGGAAGACATCGGTGCGGATACCTACAACGTGCCACCTGCATTAACGCTGTCTAAACTTGCAGCGATCCGACAATCAATAGACATTCCAATTGATTTATACGTAGAAGTGCCGGATACCTTCGGCGGCTTTCTTCGCTATTATGAAATACCGGAAATCATCCGTACATTGGCGCCTGTATACATCAAGTTTGGCCTTCGGAATCACCCTGACGTATACCCATCAGGGAAACAATGGGAAAGTACGAACATCTCACTCGCCCAGGAACGTGTACGCCGTGCCGCAATTGGAATTCAAATGATTGAACGATATTATCCAGAAGCTAAAACATCGAAACTTGGCGCTGAAGGACTTGGTATTGCGAAAGTCGAAAAAGCAGCAGTGAAATAA
- the larE gene encoding ATP-dependent sacrificial sulfur transferase LarE, whose amino-acid sequence MLLEKYRNLQAILQKMETVVVAFSGGVDSTFLLKVAIDTLGYDNVLAITADSETYPSSELNEALMLSKWIGANHRVIQTSELAIPGYTANNQNRCYFCKSSLFEHLRPILEEYEFNNIIYGVIADDANEFRPGMKAAKEKGIRGPLQEADLFKEEIRVLSKEAGLPTWNKPSFACLSSRIAYGDIITKEKLTKVDKSEAYLKSMDIHQVRVRTHGETARIEVEPADMPRVLQYHVAITKRLKEFGYKYVSLDLTGYKSGSMNITLEKEEML is encoded by the coding sequence ATGTTACTAGAAAAGTACAGAAACCTGCAGGCTATTCTCCAAAAAATGGAGACGGTTGTGGTCGCTTTTTCAGGAGGCGTGGACAGCACGTTTTTGCTTAAAGTCGCTATTGATACATTGGGTTATGATAATGTGTTAGCCATTACAGCAGATTCGGAAACCTATCCTTCGAGCGAGTTGAATGAAGCACTTATGCTATCAAAATGGATTGGCGCCAACCATCGTGTCATTCAAACTTCGGAGTTAGCCATTCCTGGATATACAGCAAATAACCAAAATCGCTGCTACTTTTGTAAAAGTAGTTTATTTGAACACTTGCGTCCTATTCTTGAAGAATATGAATTTAATAATATTATTTATGGTGTTATTGCTGATGATGCTAACGAATTTCGTCCAGGTATGAAAGCTGCTAAAGAAAAAGGAATCAGGGGCCCGCTTCAGGAAGCCGACTTGTTCAAAGAAGAAATAAGAGTATTGTCCAAGGAAGCAGGTTTGCCAACCTGGAATAAACCGTCATTTGCTTGCCTATCCTCACGTATAGCCTATGGAGATATCATTACAAAGGAAAAATTGACGAAAGTGGATAAGTCAGAGGCTTACTTAAAATCAATGGATATTCACCAGGTACGAGTCCGGACGCATGGGGAGACGGCCCGAATTGAAGTCGAACCCGCTGATATGCCGCGAGTGCTACAATATCATGTCGCGATTACGAAACGGCTGAAGGAATTCGGTTATAAGTATGTATCGTTGGATCTCACTGGCTATAAGAGCGGGAGTATGAATATAACGCTTGAAAAGGAAGAGATGTTATGA
- a CDS encoding LarC family nickel insertion protein codes for MRTLYFDCFSGISGDMVIGALIDAGADPLQMEEELKKLNIDEEYTLSWGKVVKNGIRSTKFDVILTSGSEEPHEHEHSHEHSHENSQSNRHEHSHSHEHNHTHEHEHNHSHVLHNHHGSRTYKQIVEAINEANFNESVSNMSLAIFRKIGEAEGHIHGLPLEKVHFHEVGAVDSIIDIIGAAILINQLGIESVQSSAIPTGSGHIHIDHGIYPVPAPATLEILKGVPIAANDIRSELTTPTGAAISAVLAETFGSLPAMTVESIGYGAGTKTFENHPNVLRIIIGEIQ; via the coding sequence ATGAGGACATTATATTTTGACTGCTTTTCTGGCATAAGCGGAGATATGGTAATTGGTGCGTTGATTGATGCAGGTGCAGATCCTTTACAAATGGAAGAAGAGTTAAAAAAGCTGAACATAGATGAAGAATATACTCTGTCGTGGGGGAAGGTCGTCAAAAATGGCATTAGGAGTACTAAATTTGATGTCATTCTCACCAGTGGATCAGAGGAACCACATGAACACGAACACAGTCACGAACATAGTCATGAAAACAGCCAAAGTAATCGACATGAACACAGTCATAGCCATGAGCATAACCATACCCATGAACACGAACACAATCATAGCCATGTGCTTCACAATCATCATGGCAGCCGTACGTACAAACAAATTGTGGAGGCAATAAATGAGGCTAACTTTAATGAATCGGTATCGAACATGTCACTCGCCATTTTTAGGAAGATTGGTGAAGCGGAAGGGCACATACACGGGCTTCCTCTCGAAAAAGTTCACTTTCACGAGGTAGGAGCGGTAGATTCCATAATAGATATAATCGGCGCAGCAATTTTAATCAATCAGCTAGGTATCGAATCAGTTCAGTCATCAGCCATTCCCACGGGGTCTGGACATATACATATTGATCACGGCATATATCCGGTTCCTGCACCTGCCACTCTTGAAATATTAAAAGGGGTACCAATTGCCGCAAACGATATTCGTTCTGAATTAACAACGCCGACCGGTGCTGCCATCTCTGCGGTTTTGGCTGAAACATTTGGCTCGCTTCCAGCCATGACTGTCGAATCGATTGGCTATGGAGCGGGAACAAAAACATTTGAAAATCATCCGAACGTCCTTCGCATTATCATCGGGGAGATTCAATGA
- a CDS encoding UxaA family hydrolase, with product MSEYKTLYLSTKDSVAVALSEIPANTSVVVKADLEELVVPILEPIRFGHKFAVKAIEQGADIIKYGEVIGAASAFIPAGAHVHVHNLEGKRGRGDKIAK from the coding sequence ATGAGCGAGTATAAAACACTTTACTTAAGTACGAAAGATAGTGTAGCTGTCGCTTTATCCGAAATCCCCGCAAACACATCAGTAGTTGTGAAGGCAGACCTTGAAGAACTTGTCGTACCCATTCTTGAACCGATTCGTTTTGGACATAAGTTCGCAGTCAAAGCCATCGAACAAGGAGCAGACATAATTAAATATGGGGAAGTCATTGGTGCAGCCTCAGCTTTTATTCCCGCTGGTGCACATGTTCATGTCCACAATTTAGAAGGTAAAAGAGGAAGGGGTGACAAAATTGCTAAATGA
- a CDS encoding UxaA family hydrolase, with protein sequence MQFWGYRRPDGRVGIRNHVLILPTITCATQTAQRVTELVSGTVTFIHQHGCAQVGTDYDQTARTYAGMGMNPNVYGVIVLGLGCETHQAHRIGDEIAKCGKPVETVSIQDHGGTLQTIAEVAKIAVKMVQDASMVQRELCDFSELIVGTECGGSDACSGLSANPAVGRTSDLVVQQGGTAILAETTELIGAEHLIANRAANDQVAKKAYAVIKMMEDRSIQMGVDIRTGNPSPGNIEGGLSSLEEKSLGAATKSGTTRLEEVIDYAQVPTKKGLVWMDTPGHDIEQLTGMVAGGAQIVLFTSGRGTPTGSPISPVIKISTNTPMFDRMNENMDLNAGTIVDGLETVDEVGKRIMEEIQHVSNGKLTKAEILKQHDFGIWRIGPTF encoded by the coding sequence ATGCAGTTTTGGGGCTACCGCCGTCCGGATGGCCGCGTCGGTATACGGAATCATGTACTGATTTTGCCAACGATAACATGCGCAACTCAAACAGCTCAGCGCGTCACAGAATTGGTGAGCGGAACAGTAACATTCATTCATCAGCATGGCTGTGCGCAAGTGGGCACTGATTATGATCAAACGGCCAGAACCTATGCGGGGATGGGCATGAATCCCAATGTATATGGTGTCATAGTACTCGGACTTGGCTGTGAAACACATCAGGCGCACCGTATTGGAGATGAAATTGCCAAATGCGGTAAACCAGTGGAAACTGTATCGATTCAGGATCATGGCGGCACTCTTCAAACCATTGCCGAAGTAGCTAAAATTGCGGTCAAAATGGTCCAGGATGCCTCGATGGTGCAACGGGAATTATGTGATTTTAGCGAGCTGATTGTCGGCACAGAATGCGGTGGGTCGGATGCATGCTCCGGCTTATCGGCGAATCCGGCAGTTGGGCGTACAAGCGATTTGGTCGTTCAGCAGGGGGGAACCGCAATATTAGCGGAAACGACTGAACTCATCGGTGCAGAGCATTTGATCGCTAACCGGGCGGCAAACGACCAGGTAGCCAAAAAAGCTTATGCCGTTATTAAAATGATGGAAGACCGCTCGATTCAAATGGGCGTAGACATCCGCACCGGAAATCCGAGTCCGGGAAACATTGAGGGAGGTCTTAGCTCACTCGAAGAAAAATCATTGGGGGCGGCTACAAAATCAGGCACAACCAGACTGGAAGAAGTCATTGATTATGCCCAGGTGCCCACAAAAAAAGGGCTGGTATGGATGGATACGCCTGGCCACGACATTGAGCAATTGACGGGAATGGTCGCAGGCGGTGCCCAAATTGTTCTCTTTACAAGTGGTAGAGGCACGCCAACGGGTTCTCCTATTTCACCCGTCATAAAAATCTCAACTAATACACCAATGTTTGACAGGATGAATGAAAATATGGATTTAAATGCTGGTACGATTGTAGATGGTTTAGAAACCGTTGATGAAGTGGGCAAGCGCATAATGGAAGAAATTCAACATGTTTCAAACGGAAAACTAACAAAAGCGGAGATATTAAAGCAGCATGACTTTGGTATTTGGAGAATTGGACCGACATTCTAA
- a CDS encoding fumarylacetoacetate hydrolase family protein, giving the protein MRIIRYVKENKKQLAAVTNENNVVDLPFTDFMSLITTARHENRTAFDIVKQLADKGETQPLEGLQLTTPIDAPEVWASGVTYKKSKEARNYEATQGKLDRQTFYDKVYDAVRPEIFFKSTAARTVGPNDPVYLRSDSNWQIPEPELGLVIDKEGTVLGYIAGNDMSCRDIEGENPLYLPQAKVWKNSCSIGPAILLKEAVPDPYELKIMCRIYRNEEKVFEGEAKVNQLKRKLEELVDYLVLDNTVFDGSVLLTGTCVVPPNEFTLKGDDRIEIEIPGIGVLNNPVIQSKAVQTI; this is encoded by the coding sequence ATGAGAATTATTCGCTATGTAAAAGAAAACAAGAAACAACTTGCTGCAGTTACAAATGAAAACAATGTGGTGGACCTTCCATTTACAGATTTTATGTCGTTGATTACAACGGCACGGCACGAAAACAGAACAGCGTTTGATATTGTAAAACAACTTGCCGACAAAGGAGAAACACAGCCATTGGAAGGTCTTCAATTAACAACTCCCATCGACGCACCGGAAGTATGGGCATCCGGCGTTACGTATAAAAAAAGCAAGGAAGCACGTAACTACGAAGCGACGCAAGGAAAACTTGACCGCCAAACGTTCTATGACAAAGTTTATGATGCAGTGCGTCCTGAGATTTTCTTTAAATCGACTGCAGCAAGAACTGTGGGCCCGAATGATCCAGTTTACTTGCGTTCTGATTCCAATTGGCAAATTCCGGAGCCGGAGCTTGGTCTTGTCATCGATAAAGAGGGAACGGTACTCGGGTATATCGCAGGGAACGACATGAGCTGCCGTGACATTGAAGGTGAAAATCCGCTTTATCTTCCACAGGCAAAGGTATGGAAAAACTCTTGTTCCATTGGACCTGCCATCTTGTTAAAAGAGGCTGTCCCGGATCCATATGAGCTTAAAATCATGTGCCGTATTTATCGAAATGAAGAAAAAGTATTTGAAGGTGAAGCGAAAGTAAACCAACTGAAACGAAAATTGGAAGAGCTTGTCGACTATTTAGTCTTAGATAACACTGTTTTTGACGGATCCGTTTTACTAACAGGTACATGCGTGGTTCCGCCAAATGAATTTACATTGAAAGGCGATGACCGAATCGAAATTGAAATACCAGGGATTGGAGTGTTAAACAACCCGGTTATCCAAAGTAAAGCCGTTCAAACAATTTAA